TAGTGACAAGAAATTGAATGTCTCAAGGACCTAAATATTTGAACTTATTTTTCTTGAAGATTGGGAGATTAGGTGGTGGTGGGTCAGATTTTGCATCTTTTGTCCAGCATGTTGGAGTTCCTTCTGTTGACATAACCTTTGGTGAAGGTATTTTGTGTTCCTTTCTGTTAATCTTGTTTTATGCTTATTTGCTTGCTTGTCagtttcaatatttatttttggaaactGCAAATTTCCTTTAGTAGGTTGTGAAGTATAAGGTAGGATATGAAGACCCCTGGTAAACAACTGTCAGAGTCATTCACTATGTGTTGTGGGAATTTGAAAGTAAAACTTGATTCTATGGTATCAATGTCACTTTATGTGTATACGAAATAACTGGCTAATTAATGACCAAAGGACTGATGTTCTTTGTTAGTGATTTTTGAATTCTGAATCCTAGGTTTCCCTGACCATATTCagttatgaaaatatttataataattaaaatactaatactgttattagtaataataaagacatttatgataatatattaattatgctGATATTAATATAATGGTAATGACAATCATAACTATAACCATTTTTTGACCTTACTGTATATCATTCTTGTGGAAGGAAtggtaaaaatattaaatttgaagaaaaagtttcCTTAATCCAAATCTCCATCTCACTTCTCTCCCAAACAGCCATTCTTTATTCCTTCTTATTCCTTCTTTGTATCCAAGACACCAAAGAAGAATAAAGAGAGGGATTAAGGCTTTTTGATGCTTTAATCTAATCCAACCCTATCACCTATCCATACATCCTCTGTGTCTCCTGAATGTCAAACTTATACATGCTTTATGTGTCCCTTGGCATAGGGGGAAAAAAACTAATGCTTTATGTTGCCATTAATTATATGATTTGTTTATATCTTACTGAGAGACTGAGAGTTATTTGTAGTCTTTATATATGTTTGGATCTCTCTGATGATTGTCCAAGTATACTGCAGGGTACCCGGTTTACCATTCTCTTTATGATGATTTTCTTTGGATGAAAAATTTCGGAGATCCAATGTTTCAAAGGCACATCGCTGGTACTTATCATTATTTGCTTTACAGTGCATCctctttgatattttatttttgtatttatcatTACTCGAATTGATAAAAGCTTAtgtatcaatattttttaaaagccaCAATCATCAATTCCTGCTGTGTGCCTACCATCTACAATATCTGAAActtataaaatataactttagcTTTTTCACTGTCAATCTTATAAATCTGCCTTCTGCAGGCTCTCAATGATTGTAATGATTATCGACATTTATTTTGAGTTTGAACTCATTATTCTCTTACAGCTGCAAGTGTGTGGGGACTAATTGCTCTAAGACTAGCAGATGACAAATTCTTGCCTTTTGACTACACTGACTATGCTTCCGAACTCCAGGTTCCTATTGTCATATCTCTATTTAGATGCACAaacatttatatacatatacatttatcTTCAATGCCTTAAATCAAGAACATCTACTTCGTATTTTCTGTGCATGTGATTTGATGTGCTAATACATTTATACGTTTGAACCATAAAGatctatttttttgtgaaaCTCAGACAACTATTTGCGTAATTTTTACACATGAAACCTTAGCAGCTATGTTTCATGTTGCAGCGGAGCGTGGAGATATTAGAAGATGAAGTCTTGGGGACTGATTTAAGTTTGTCACCTCTGTATGAATCCATAGGAAAGCTAAAGAAGGCAGCCATCGAAATACGTAGGCAAATAAAGGTATTCCCTGATCTTGAAAACTTAACTAAGATGAGCTTCAAATTCAAATGCATGAATACACAATCCTTCTGCAGGCCATGGAAGACCAATCCTGGATTCCGAATTGGAGGACAGATTCACTGAAAGTCAGAGAGCTAAATGACCGGTTGATGATGGCGGAGCGGGCATTTACCGATCCAGATGGACTCTTTCAAAGAACTTGGTACAAGCATCTCGTAAGTATTTATCTTAAAGAACCACTCCTATTACCTTATCTTATGAACCTTTTGTGTAGAATGTCTAATGAAGAGATAAATTCAATAGGTATATGGACCCTCACAGCATGATGACTACGGTTCTAAATCATTCCCAGGCATAGATGATGCTATTGAAAATGCTAAAACGACAAACACAGCAGAATCATGGCGTTTTGTACAACATGAAATCTGGAGAGTCACAAGGGCTATCACTCAGGCATCTCAAGTTCTCAATGGTAACTTAATATAAAAGTACTACTACTACTGCTATTGCTATTACCTGTAAAGTGGAGCAGAGCTTTATTTACCCAATAAACACGTGAAAAAAAGCAGGGAACAAATCAGACAAAATTTAACACCCTCATCTTTGTACACACAATAAAAGCGTGCCAGTTGCCTCCCAATCCCCCCAAATCAAACCGGAGGCAACCAAacgaataataataaataataatagcaaaaaatttaaaaaaaataaataccaaaatgaGAAGAATCAAGAATGAATTTGGCAAAGCTCACTCCTAAGTTTGTGCGAGAACAACTGACAAGCGTCCATGCTAAGATCAACGGCAGCAGCGAGTACGATGAAGAGTGCCACGTCAGCCATGCAGTTCACGTTCCTTGCGCCGACTTGCACCATTGGCTGGCTCACCACCTTCCTCTCTCCTTCCACACTTGAAGCCATAACGAAACCTTCATGAAACGGCCACGCCCACGTCCCACCATCTCCATTCAAGCTCAAGCTCAAGCTCAAGCTCGAGTCAATGCAAAGCTGGCCACCTTTCCGAACACTAAGCGATGACTCAGCCACGGTAATGGCTCCAGTGTCAGTGATGAGCTCGATCTTAAATCCTAAAGCGTCAACCGGGCCACGCTCACGCCATGCCTCAAGCCGGGCCCATGGCTTCCAAGTAGTAGCCGAGAAGCCAGTGTCCGGCTGGAGAATAAGCCACGCCCCAGGGTTTGACCGCGAGACACGGTCAGACCCCGGCGACGGCACAAACGGTGTCACCATCGACGCCGCCGCCACCGGCGACCCTGAAAGGTCATGTATGGTCACCATCCATCCCTTTCTCTGCTCCTTTCTCTGCTGCTCTTTGTCTCCTCTAAACGATCCCAGCGAACTAAACCACGCTCTCACACTCCCTCCACTTGATGTTCCTTCATTTGGCAGTGATCTAAACCATATAACAAACacttccattatatatatatatattgttctttaatttttttttaaaaaaataattaaaaaaaaagatgagaaaaagggaCCTGGATCTAGTAGTGTTCCACTGGCGATCATTGGAGAAGCGGCAACTGAAAACGGGTTGGCGGACGGCGGGATTACCGCCACGTTGAACCTGAAAAACGACGGGGCTACACTCCGGGTCACCACCGAACTGGAACACAAAGCGCGGGTCTGGCTCAGTCCTAACGATGACGTGGAGCAATGCCCCGGAAGTCCCCACCGGAACCCACCCTCTCCTCACCACCGCCATCCCCAACTCCACCTCCACCCTCACCTTTCCCAACACTCTCCCACCACCCATCCCGCACGTGCTCCCCCTCTTCCCCACGTGCACCGCCACAGTTAGCGCCGACGACGCTGGCTTCCCTTCCAGCCTCTGCACAGCAGCTGGGTCCAAACTAAATACCACTTTAGACGAGTGCCCGGCGTCTAGAGAACTCTCGTCGGATGCCAGCGGTAGAGGGGCATACCGGGAAGATGAGGGGCATTCTGGGAAGGTTATGGTACAGTAGCATGGGTTCGTGGAAGGGTGCACACCGGGACCTGCTGGCTTCGACACCGGAGGGAGCTTCAACGCCAATGATTCAACGATGAGGCGCACAAAGGGACACGGATCCATCTCCTTCCTTCCTTCCTCCCTCTAGAGAAATACAGAGAGAGAAGAGTTTGAGAGGAATGAAGCTTGGGAATCCtccgtcgtcgtcgtcgtcgtcgttgtttttgttgttgttgcagTGAGAGAGGGAGAGAATAATAAGAACTCGACTTCTCTCGAGATGTCGGCGTTGAGGTGATCAGCTGTGATTTGCTTGAACAGCGAAATGTGTGAAAGGATGAATGACGTGGTGACGCGTGGATGATTGTATGACGTAGCGAGTTGTGGTTGGTGGAAGGAATGGGAAAGGGTTGTGAAGAGAGGAAGGTGGGGCCCAGGATATAGCTGGAAATGGGCTGGTGTCCAGCATGAGAACGTGCAATGGTTGGTTTGGGTGAACAATTGAGAGGGAGCTTTGGGTGGACcatcattatatatttattatgttttttttttaatatattatatatatatatatatatattaaaaaaatattaaattttggttaataatttgtatttttcatgtttaattttaaaattagagtttttttttattttatagataatatgatgattttttttggcTGGCGTGATAGAGATTTGGATGAGTTGTGCAGTGTTTTGGAATGTTGTGTTATGGATTAGATGAAGTCAATTTGAGAGATATATTTCAACtggatttctttttgtttattttttagttttttttacaataacaataatgataataataaatctttttaGGGAGAGCATGAACTTTAGAGAGAGAAACAGTGGTTATAATAGTTTCGTTTTTTCATGACGTAAtaaattgtaaattttattaaaaatgagtgaaaattcagaattgaaaaaaaaaattatattcagaTCATAACTGTCGGTTTATAAGTATAAACCTAAAACCATATCACtttcatgtttaaattatttaaaatagtcTTTCTTGTTttactcattttattttattttttaatatttgattcaCTGCTTTTGAACTCAAACCATTTggtaaaataattcaaatttttaccaCTTAAATTAATATGGTgtcttttttataagttaaataaatttatctaatatATTAAAGacaatatatttgatatattttttctcattaagtttgaataataaaacaattttattcacaaattATTGCCTTTTCAgtggataatttgaaaatttaaaatatacaagtGTAGCAATAAAAGTTACATATTAAGTTTTGGTGAAAATTTAGGTGAAATACAATAGGCGTAGTTAGTGTAATTCATTATTGGATTTTTGACACTTGTTtgagataaataattttatgaaaagagtaaggatattatgaaaaaaatgttatattttaatatttttttattacatatatcAGAAACTCATTAGACACTACACCAACTATATCTATTATACTACATacctcttaattttttttatagttctATCATTTATTAGACTAGCAgagcatattatttttttttaggttttttttttgtttatatacccCTTAAAATTTGTCTGATCGACTATATTGTATTGACCTCTGTAAAGTAAAATACCATCTATACCACTTAAGCTTTTATTAGTTTGTAATTATATTGTTCTTTTGCATCATTAAAACTTATTATTacatgttaaataaaaaaattgtgtttacacatctttaaaaatttctaataattattaaattaattatttttttatatatatcccaaaaaaaaaagaacttctaaaaaacctctttcttttattcattaTAATTAGATCCTAAAAATTTCAAAGACGATTAAGTTATTGTATGAATacttataaaagaaattaagatagttttattcattatatttaaataaaaattgacatCGTTAAAAACATGGTTTaggattttaaataaaaattatttttttatcataaaaatcaatatttatataatttataatatattttaataatatgcgaggggtatatatatatatatatatatatgctaagtTGCTAACAAATCTGATTTTGAGGGTATACATGGTATTTGATCAGTTTGATGGTTTGGTGGTCAAAGTTGACCATTTATAGTGAACTTATTGGTAGGTATTAccagatttattttattttgttttaatgattATGTTGTCTCATATGCACATTCTAACTAATCTGGcaacaatttttaatttctccattcataaaataaataaataattaattaattttctcttcAATCTGACTTTGATCCAATCAAAAAAGGTTTTTTATTCATCTCATATATcccaataattattaattagctatttgattaaaaaaaatataacaattgaaaataaataaaataaaataaaatgacacaTCAGTCCCTCCTTCCACTAACCATCTTTCCCTACCTTTAATGGGGGGTTTcaagagattttaattttttaatttttgatccTATATGTTTCATTATATCACTAATTCTAGATCAAAACTTTTGCTCTGCTAATCAActgttaattaattagttgaaaTGTAATACtcataagaaaattttttttttctgattttcatataataattgACTTTTAcgtagatttaaaattttaagaatttttttttaaaccagtATACTCTTGAAAATTCATCTTATTGTGTGTACAAATGTCCAATAAAactaaatatcatatatacctattaaaatttgttttgtttacatacAAACCCCTCTATCATATGTATACtgtgaaaatatattataaattacacATAATTTGAttggtaaaataataaaaatataattatgtttaaattCCTAAACTACCCTaacaatattaaattttatttcgatgtaattaatacaaatagtttaatatttttagtggtatatattcatattcatttaattacaaataatttttttgggatatatcatatatgtacaggttttttggtcatttaacatctaataatatattttaataatgtgtGTAGGATAGAGAGATATACATAGCATAGGTTTTATTGTTAGATATACATGCAATTTTAAGTAATCTATCACCAATATATATGGTCCATATCCACACAACTTGCTATAAAAAGAGATTTGGtgatgaattaaataaaaattaataataataaataaaataagttaaaaagaagaagaaggtacaATGATAAATAAAGAGAATAGATTGGATTCAAAGGAA
This genomic window from Dioscorea cayenensis subsp. rotundata cultivar TDr96_F1 chromosome 20, TDr96_F1_v2_PseudoChromosome.rev07_lg8_w22 25.fasta, whole genome shotgun sequence contains:
- the LOC120251516 gene encoding uncharacterized protein LOC120251516 codes for the protein MDPCPFVRLIVESLALKLPPVSKPAGPGVHPSTNPCYCTITFPECPSSSRYAPLPLASDESSLDAGHSSKVVFSLDPAAVQRLEGKPASSALTVAVHVGKRGSTCGMGGGRVLGKVRVEVELGMAVVRRGWVPVGTSGALLHVIVRTEPDPRFVFQFGGDPECSPVVFQVQRGGNPAVRQPVFSCRFSNDRQWNTTRSRSLPNEGTSSGGSVRAWFSSLGSFRGDKEQQRKEQRKGWMVTIHDLSGSPVAAASMVTPFVPSPGSDRVSRSNPGAWLILQPDTGFSATTWKPWARLEAWRERGPVDALGFKIELITDTGAITVAESSLSVRKGGQLCIDSSLSLSLSLNGDGGTWAWPFHEGFVMASSVEGERKVVSQPMVQVGARNVNCMADVALFIVLAAAVDLSMDACQLFSHKLRSELCQIHS